The bacterium genome window below encodes:
- a CDS encoding exosortase/archaeosortase family protein: MTTDVVAGEGDDRKAVYITCGTIVALFGIYFPILRNMVHHWSVVEDYQHGFIIAPLDVYFAYQKRWELEDAKIEGSWLGLIPLVIGVTSLMIGRLGTELMTMRSGFLFTLIGLVLLLLGKEIFRILAFPLFFLFLMVPLPQSLVNTVAFPLQLIAAKSAVLSLQEIGIPALVEGNIIHLAHTELFVHEACSGLRSLMALITLGVVFAYFFKPGVLWVQLVLVASTIPIAIFVNAFRVALTGYLAHHDESLASGTIHDLQGVFTFVLAFIILLGEGRLIEFLTGLRDRSRDAGDAAGDAPA, encoded by the coding sequence ATGACGACCGACGTGGTCGCCGGCGAAGGCGACGACCGCAAGGCCGTCTACATCACCTGCGGCACGATCGTCGCGCTCTTCGGGATCTACTTCCCGATCCTGCGCAACATGGTCCACCACTGGAGCGTGGTCGAGGACTACCAGCACGGGTTCATCATCGCCCCCCTCGACGTGTACTTCGCCTATCAGAAGCGATGGGAGCTCGAGGACGCCAAGATCGAGGGCTCCTGGCTCGGCCTGATCCCGCTGGTGATCGGCGTGACGAGCCTGATGATCGGCCGGCTCGGCACCGAGCTGATGACGATGCGCAGCGGCTTCCTGTTCACGCTGATCGGACTCGTGCTCCTGCTCCTCGGCAAGGAGATCTTCCGGATCCTCGCGTTCCCGCTCTTCTTCCTCTTCCTGATGGTGCCCCTTCCCCAGTCACTGGTGAACACCGTCGCCTTCCCGCTCCAGCTGATCGCCGCGAAGTCGGCGGTCCTGAGCCTGCAGGAGATCGGGATCCCGGCCCTCGTCGAGGGCAACATCATCCACCTCGCCCATACCGAGCTCTTCGTCCACGAGGCGTGCAGCGGCCTGCGCAGCCTGATGGCCCTCATCACCCTGGGCGTCGTCTTCGCCTATTTCTTCAAGCCGGGCGTTCTCTGGGTCCAGCTCGTCCTCGTCGCCTCGACGATCCCGATCGCGATCTTCGTGAACGCGTTCCGGGTCGCGCTCACGGGCTATCTGGCGCACCACGACGAGAGCCTCGCCTCGGGCACGATCCACGACCTCCAGGGCGTGTTCACCTTCGTGCTCGCATTCATCATCCTGCTGGGCGAAGGTCGGCTGATCGAATTCCTCACGGGTCTCCGCGATCGCAGCCGCGACGCGGGGGATGCCGCAGGAGATGCCCCGGCATGA
- a CDS encoding EpsI family protein yields MTAKIAAALVFLVLNGYVYWYLGSEEVIPPRAQFSLFPNEIEDWRCTGREVLDDKTVNNLMVTDYIACNFVSPEAAAQSHLYIGYHERQTRDRESGKATVIHPPEHCLPGSGWDVIDSQVVPISLMRNGVADGVQGEAKRFVIAKGNQRALVYFWYHSRGRVIAQSHHKILYMFLDRAREGRTDGSLVRFTTPIVHGDEAAAEAVFQEFAGLVTPMLDDYVPN; encoded by the coding sequence ATGACCGCCAAGATCGCCGCCGCCCTCGTCTTCCTCGTGCTCAACGGATACGTCTACTGGTATCTCGGAAGCGAGGAAGTCATCCCGCCGCGCGCCCAGTTCTCGCTCTTCCCCAACGAGATCGAGGATTGGCGATGCACGGGCCGCGAGGTCCTCGACGACAAGACCGTCAACAATCTGATGGTCACCGACTACATCGCGTGCAACTTCGTGAGCCCCGAGGCCGCCGCGCAGAGCCATCTCTACATCGGCTACCACGAGCGTCAGACCCGCGACCGCGAATCGGGGAAGGCGACGGTGATCCATCCGCCGGAGCACTGTCTGCCGGGCTCCGGCTGGGACGTGATCGACTCGCAGGTCGTGCCGATCTCGCTCATGCGAAACGGCGTCGCGGACGGCGTCCAGGGCGAAGCGAAGCGCTTCGTGATCGCCAAGGGCAACCAGCGGGCCCTGGTGTACTTCTGGTACCACTCGCGCGGCCGCGTGATCGCCCAGAGCCATCACAAGATCCTCTACATGTTCCTCGATCGGGCCCGCGAGGGCCGGACCGACGGCTCCCTCGTCCGGTTCACGACCCCGATCGTGCACGGCGACGAAGCGGCAGCGGAGGCCGTGTTCCAGGAGTTCGCGGGCCTCGTGACGCCGATGCTCGATGACTATGTTCCGAACTAG
- a CDS encoding glycosyltransferase family 4 protein yields MKILFITHYFPPEVNAPANRTHEHCRRWVQDGHEVTVITGVPNHPRGVIFDGYENRLFQEETIDGIRVLRTWMYLTPNSGFAKRVVNYLGFMVTAILASFRADRPDLVVATSPQFFVGVAGAIVSKLKRRPFVLEIRDLWPKSVVELGQLGSGPILSVLEALERWLYRSAAGVVVNTRTFRGHIRERGVPDDRIELIYNGIDPALFQPRPPNRELLAKHDLDGRFTVAYVGTLGMAHGLTLLIDVAERMKARSELRFVLIGDGADRAKLEEEVRRRGLDNVVMLGLQPREAMPEWIASIDLLLVMLRDLPVFETVIPSKIFEFLAQERPVVLAAKGEIRRMMEEAGGALVIDPEAPDQMVAAIERVMDAPDEARTRAESGRRWVDEGFLRDDLARRMATFLEATLERDR; encoded by the coding sequence ATGAAGATCCTCTTCATCACGCACTACTTCCCGCCGGAAGTGAATGCCCCGGCGAACCGGACCCACGAGCACTGCCGAAGGTGGGTCCAGGACGGTCACGAGGTCACCGTCATCACGGGGGTCCCCAACCATCCTCGCGGCGTCATCTTCGACGGCTACGAGAATCGTCTCTTCCAGGAAGAGACGATCGACGGGATCCGCGTCCTTCGGACCTGGATGTACCTCACGCCGAACTCGGGCTTCGCGAAGCGCGTCGTCAACTACCTGGGCTTCATGGTCACCGCGATCCTCGCGTCGTTCCGGGCAGACCGCCCGGATCTCGTCGTCGCGACCAGCCCGCAGTTCTTCGTCGGGGTCGCCGGCGCGATCGTCTCGAAGCTGAAGCGCCGCCCCTTCGTCCTCGAGATCCGGGACCTGTGGCCGAAATCGGTCGTGGAGCTCGGCCAGCTCGGCTCGGGACCGATCCTCTCGGTGCTCGAAGCCCTCGAGAGGTGGCTCTACCGGAGTGCCGCCGGCGTCGTCGTCAACACGCGGACCTTCCGCGGACACATCCGCGAGCGCGGTGTTCCCGACGACCGGATCGAGCTGATCTACAACGGGATCGACCCCGCCCTCTTCCAACCGCGCCCCCCGAATCGCGAGCTCCTCGCGAAGCACGATCTCGACGGTCGCTTCACCGTCGCCTACGTGGGCACCCTCGGCATGGCCCACGGACTGACCCTGCTGATCGACGTCGCCGAACGGATGAAGGCGCGGTCCGAGCTGCGCTTCGTCCTGATCGGGGACGGTGCGGATCGGGCGAAGCTCGAGGAGGAGGTCCGCCGTCGCGGATTGGACAACGTGGTGATGCTCGGGCTCCAGCCGCGGGAGGCGATGCCCGAGTGGATCGCCTCGATCGATCTCCTGCTCGTGATGCTGCGGGACCTGCCGGTCTTCGAGACGGTGATCCCGTCGAAGATCTTCGAGTTCCTGGCCCAGGAGCGCCCCGTCGTCCTCGCCGCCAAGGGCGAGATCCGCCGGATGATGGAGGAGGCGGGGGGCGCGCTCGTCATCGATCCGGAAGCCCCGGACCAGATGGTCGCCGCGATCGAGCGCGTGATGGACGCGCCGGACGAAGCCCGCACCCGCGCGGAATCCGGCCGCCGGTGGGTCGACGAGGGCTTCCTCCGCGACGACCTGGCGCGGCGGATGGCGACGTTCCTGGAAGCGACCCTCGAACGCGACCGCTAG